In Arachis hypogaea cultivar Tifrunner chromosome 17, arahy.Tifrunner.gnm2.J5K5, whole genome shotgun sequence, a single window of DNA contains:
- the LOC112765032 gene encoding E3 ubiquitin-protein ligase UPL2 isoform X2 codes for MQIILENCPNKSSFDGLEHFKLLLASTDPEILIASLETLSALVKINLSKLHGSAKMVGCGSVNSYLLSLAQGWGSKEEGLGLFSCIMANEKAQDEALCLFPSDVQNGCDQSNYRIGSTLYFELHGPNAQSKEHSVDAISPSLRVINIPDLHLRKEDDLLLLKQCIEQHNVPPELRFSLLTRIRYARAFQSPRISRLYSRICLLAFIVLVQSSDAHDELVSFFANEPEYTNELIRVVRSEETISGSIRTLVMLALGAQLAAYTSSHDRARILSGSSMNFAGGNRLILLNVLQRAILSLKSSSDPSSLAFVEALLQFYLLHVVSTSSSGSNIRGSGMVPTFLPLLEDSDPSHIHLVCFAVKTLQKLMDYSSSAVSLFKELGGIELLAQRLQIEVHRVIGLIGENNVMPTGESSKNSTDQLYLQKRLIKVSLKALGSATYSPANNTRSPHSHDSSLPATLALIFANVNKFGGDIYYSAVTVMSEIIHKDPTCFSALHEMGLPDAFLSSVASGVLPSSKALTCIPNGLGAICLNAKGLEVVRETSSLRFLVEVFTSKKYVLAMNDAIVPLANSVEELLRHVSSMRSTGVDVIIEIIHKITSFGNGNETGSLGKDNEGSAMETDSLDKENESSCGLVDTVDSAAEVVTDEQFVQLCIFHLMVLVHRTMENSETCRLFVEKSGIEALLTLLLRPTIAQSSDGMSIALHSTMVFKGFAQHHSAPLARAFCSSLREHLKKALAGFGAASGESGSLLLDPRMTDDSSIFSSLFLVEFLLFLAASKDNRWMTALLTEFGNDSKDVLEDIGRVHREVVWQIALLENTKLDIESDVACPSDDSQQAEVDPNETEDQRFSSFRQFLDPLLRRRTSGWSIESQFFDLINLYRDLGRATGSQNRLGSVGPSTMQLGSIDQLHSSGSVDTSGASNRKEYDKQRTYYASCCDMVSSLSFHITHLFQELGKGMLLPSRRRDDIVNVNPASKSVASTFACVALDHMNFGARVTYSGTEASISTKCRYFGKVIDFLDSILMERPDTCNPIMLNCLYGHGVIQSVLTTFEATSQLLLTVNCTAASPMETDDVHANHDFKEETDKSWIYGSLASYGKFMDHLVTSSFILSSSTKHLLAQPLTSDNTPFPRDADTFVKVLQSMVLKAVLPVWTHPHFVDCTNEFISTVISIVRHVYSGVEVKNINGSSSARITGPPPNETAISTIVEMGFSRSRAEEALRHVGSNSVELAMEWLFTHPEETQEDDELARALAMSLGKAESDMKDAVVNDDLQQLEEDMVQLPHVDELLSTCTKLLQKEHLAFPVRDLLVMICSRDDGHYRSNVIIFIVDRIKDCGLVSSNGNNTSLASLFHVLALILNEDSVAREAAAKNGLIKIASDLLCQWDYSLDSGDKHLVPKWVTAAFLALDRLLQVDPKLNSEIAELLKKEVVSIQQTSITIDEDKQHKLQSALGLSSKYADIHEQKRLVEIACSCMKYHLPSDTMHAVLLLCSNLTRNHSVALTFFNAGGLRLLLSLPTSSLFPGFDNVAANIVRHIIEDPQTLQQAMESEIKHSFALASNRHPNGRVNPRNFLINLASVISRDPIIFLQAAQSVCQVEMVGERPYIVLLKDRDKDKAKEKEKEKDKSLEKAQNNDGNVGSGITNPSASTNAHGRSIDSNSRSIKSHRKPIQSFINVIELLLESICTFVVPALKDDLTGGTSTSSDMDTDVCTSKGKGKAVATMSAGNETNSLEASASLAKIVFILKLLTEILMMYSPSIHVLLRRDAELSSTRGIHQKSHVGFCMGGIFYHILHNFLLCSRNSKKDKKVDGDWRQKLATRANQFMVAACVRSSEARKRIFTEINHIINEFVDSCSSVKPPGNEIQVYVDLLNDVLASRTPAGSSISSEASATFMEAGLVKSFTRTLQVLNLDHAESSKVATGIVKALELVTKEHVQSVDSNAGKGDSSTKPADLTQTVRTDNSADASQSMETASQDNHDTLQVESYNANQSYGGSDSVTDDMEHDQDLDGGFAPTNEDEYMRETVEDARGHENGVGNAGLQFEIQPRGQENLEQEEEEEEEEEEEEEDDMSGEEGEDVDDDDEDDEEHNNLEEDHHMPHPDTDQDDHEMDDDDFDEVMEEEEDEDDEDDEDGVILRLEERINGINVFDHIEVFGRENSFPNEALQVMPVEVFGSRRPGRTTSIYSLLGRTGDAATPSRHPLLVGPSSSFHLPTGQSDNRLESSTALDSIFRSLRTGRPGHRSNLWSDNNLQGVINAGVVPQGLEELLVSQLRQPASEKSSDKSIAETGTHSRADVSHMQDSRGSRLESPVENNANQESGMVTPQSVDNNNNNVDIRSAGNGSLQANVSSTHSQAVEMQFENNDTSVRDVEAVSQESSGSGATFGESLRSLDVEIGSADGHDDGGERQVSADRLAGELHAVRTRRVNMPFGHSSTVSGRDSSLHSVTEVSENSSRDADQNGPAAEQPVNSDAGSGAIDPAFLEALPEELRAEVLSAQQGQVAQPSNVESQSTGDIDPEFLAALPPDIRAEVLAQQQAQRLHQSQELEGQPVEMDTVSIIATFPSELREEVLLTSSDAILANLTPALVAEANMLRERFAHRYSRPLFGMYPRNRRGETSRRGEGVGSGMDGAGGSNTLRRTGGAKVVEADGAPLVDTEALHALIRLFRIVQPLYKGQLQKLLLHLCAHSETRTSLVKILMDLLMLDVRKPTSNVSAVEPPYRLYGCQSNVMYSRPQSFDGVPPLLSRRILETLTYLACNHPYVAKILLQYRLHHPALRGSNNAAHVSHGKAVIVDDEIDVDDANDGYISIAMLLSLLKQPLYLRSIAHLEQLLTLLDVIINSAGSKSSSSDKSQISTKPVLDSQISATDANTVLDASSDVNGSSKSTSSGTKEGQSHQVLSTLPRAELRLLCSLLALDGLSDNAYRLVGDVMKKLVAIAPTQCQLFVTELAEAVQNLTSSARDELRVFSETMKALLSTTSTDGATILRVLQALSSLVTSLSEKENDGITPALSEVWEINKALEPLWQELSCCISKIESYSESASQVFTPSRTSVNKLPGAMPSLPAGSQNILPYIESFFVVCEKLHPAQSGAINDSGVPVISDVEDASSSASQQKTSGPAVKIDEKHASFVKFSEKHRKLLNAFIRQNPGLLEKSFSLMLKVPRFIDFDNKRSHFRSKIKHQHEPHHSPLRISVRRAYVLEDSYNQLRMRSTHDLKGRLTVHFQGEEGIDAGGLTREWYQLLSRVIFDKGALLFTTVGNELTFQPNPNSVYQTEHLSYFKFVGRVVGKALFDGQLLDVHFTRSFYKHILGVKVTYHDIEAIDPDYFKNLKWMLENDISDVLDLTFSIDADEEKLILYERTEVTDYELIPGGRNIKVTEENKHQYVDLVAEHRLTTAIRPQINAFLEGFNELIPRELISIFRDKELELLISGLPDIDLDDLRANTEYSGYSAGSPVIQWFWEVVQGFSKEDKARLLQFVTGTSKVPLEGFSALQGISGSQKFQIHKAYGSPDHLPSAHTCFNQLDLPEYPSKQHLVERLLLAIHEANEGFGFG; via the exons ATGCAAATAATTTTGGAGAACTGTCCAAACAAAAGTTCATTTGATGGCTTAGAG CACTTCAAGTTGCTACTAGCATCAACGGATCCTGAAATTCTTATTGCTTCATTAGAAACTCTTTCTGCACTTGTAAAAATAAATCTCTCAAAGCTTCATGGAAGTGCAAAAATGGTTGGTTGTGGTTCAGTGAATAGTTATCTCCTGTCCCTGGCGCAAGGGTGGGGAAGCAAAGAGGAGGGGTTGGGATTATTCTCCTGTATTATGGCAAATGAGAAAGCCCAAGATGAAGCACTGTGTTTGTTCCCTTCTGATGTGCAGAATGGTTGTGACCAATCCAACTACCGCATAGGTTCTACCCTTTACTTTGAATTGCATGGACCAAATGCCCAAAGCAAAGAACACAGTGTAGATGCCATTTCCCCAAGTTTGAGAGTTATAAATATCCCAGATCTGCATTTGCGCAAGGAAGATGACTTGTTGTTGTTGAAGCAGTGTATTGAGCAGCATAACGTTCCTCCTGAACTACGATTTTCATTGCTCACTAGAATAAGATATGCTCGCGCCTTTCAGTCTCCAAGAATAAGCAGGCTGTATAGCAGGATTTGTCTTCTTGCTTTTATTGTGCTTGTCCAGTCCAGTGATGCTCATGATGAGCTTGTGTCCTTTTTTGCTAATGAACCAGAGTATACAAATGAATTGATTAGAGTTGTGCGATCTGAGGAGACCATTTCTGGATCTATTAGAACACTCGTAATGCTTGCACTAGGAGCTCAGTTAGCAGCATATACGTCTTCTCATGATCGTGCACGGATACTCAGTGGATCTAGTATGAATTTTGCTGGAGGGAATCGTTTGATACTCCTGAATGTGCTTCAGAGGGCCATTTTATCATTGAAGAGTTCTAGTGATCCATCCTCCCTTGCCTTTGTTGAGGCACTTCTTCAGTTCTACCTGCTCCATGTTGTGTCAACTTCTTCTTCTGGCAGCAATATTAGAGGCTCTGGCATGGTACCCACATTCCTGCCACTGCTTGAGGATTCTGATCCTTCACATATACATCTTGTCTGTTTTGCAGTGAAAACCCTTCAGAAGCTTATGGATTACAGTAGCTCAGCTGTATCTTTGTTTAAGGAGTTGGGGGGTATTGAGCTTTTGGCTCAAAGATTACAGATAGAGGTTCACAGGGTCATTGGTTTGATTGGAGAAAATAACGTGATGCCCACTGGTGAAAGCTCAAAAAATAGTACCGACCAGTTGTATTTGCAGAAGAGGCTCATAAAAGTCTCCCTTAAGGCACTTGGTTCTGCAACATATTCCCCTGCAAACAATACTAGATCTCCACATTCACATGACAGTTCATTACCTGCTACGTTAGCCTTGATTTTTGCAAATGTGAATAAGTTTGGCGGTGACATTTATTATTCAGCTGTTACTGTAATGAGTGAAATAATCCACAAGGATCCAACATGTTTTTCAGCTCTGCATGAAATGGGTCTTCCTGATGCTTTTTTATCTTCAGTTGCATCTGGAGTACTTCCTTCATCGAAAGCTTTGACATGCATTCCAAATGGTCTTGGAGCCATTTGTCTCAATGCCAAAGGCTTAGAGGTGGTTAGAGAAACTTCATCTCTGCGTTTCCTTGTTGAAGTCTTCACAAGCAAGAAATATGTATTAGCCATGAATGATGCTATTGTTCCTCTGGCAAATTCTGTGGAGGAACTTCTGCGTCATGTATCTTCAATGAGAAGTACTGGTGTTGATGTTATCATTGAAATTATCCATAAGATCACATCCTTCGGAAATGGTAATGAAACAGGATCCTTGGGAAAGGATAATGAGGGCAGTGCAATGGAAACAGATTCTTTAGACAAAGAAAATGAAAGCAGTTGCGGCCTTGTTGACACTGTAGATTCTGCTGCTGAAGTGGTAACTGATGAGCAGTTTGTTCAGCTGTGCATCTTTCACTTGATGGTATTGGTTCATCGGACTATGGAAAATTCTGAAACATGTCGACTATTTGTGGAAAAATCAGGAATTGAAGCCTTATTGACGTTATTATTACGACCAACTATTGCACAATCGTCAGATGGCATGTCTATTGCATTGCATAGCACCATGGTATTTAAGGGGTTTGCTCAACATCACTCTGCACCTCTGGCACGGGCATTCTGTTCATCTCTTAGGGAACACTTGAAGAAAGCACTGGCTGGGTTTGGTGCAGCTTCAGGGGAATCAGGATCTTTGTTGCTGGATCCGAGGATGACAGATGATAGCAGTATCTTTTCATCACTTTTCCTAGTTGAGTTCCTTCTCTTTCTCGCAGCGTCAAAAGACAACCGCTGGATGACTGCCTTGCTTACAGAATTTGGAAATGACAGTAAGGATGTGCTTGAAGACATTGGACGTGTCCATCGTGAAGTTGTGTGGCAAATTGCTTTGCTTGAAAATACAAAGCTTGATATTGAGAGCGATGTTGCTTGTCCTTCTGATGACTCACAACAGGCAGAAGTAGATCCAAATGAAACGGAAGATCAAAGGTTCAGTTCTTTCAGGCAGTTTCTTGATCCATTGCTGAGAAGGAGGACTTCGGGGTGGAGTATTGAATCACAGTTCTTTGACCTTATAAACCTGTATCGCGATTTGGGTCGTGCAACTGGTTCTCAGAACCGACTTGGTTCTGTTGGTCCTTCAACCATGCAGTTAGGTTCCATTGATCAATTGCATAGTTCTGGGTCTGTGGATACTTCTGGGGCCAGTAATAGGAAGGAATATGACAAGCAAAGGACTTATTATGCCTCTTGTTGTGACATGGTCAGCTCACTTTCATTTCACATTACCCATTTGTTCCAAGAGTTGGGAAAAGGAATGCTGTTACCTTCTCGCCGACGTGATGATATTGTCAATGTGAATCCTGCTTCAAAATCAGTTGCTTCTACTTTTGCCTGTGTTGCTCTAGATCACATGAATTTTGGTGCACGTGTAACATATTCAGGGACTGAAGCATCTATATCAACAAAATGTCGTTATTTTGGTAAAGTGATTGATTTTTTGGACAGTATACTGATGGAGAGGCCAGATACTTGCAATCCAATTATGCTGAATTGCTTGTATGGGCATGGAGTAATTCAATCTGTGTTGACCACATTTGAAGCTACTAGTCAGTTGCTCCTCACGGTAAATTGTACCGCTGCATCGCCTATGGAAACTGATGATGTGCATGCAAACCATGATTTCAAGGAAGAAACAGATAAGTCATGGATTTATGGTTCTTTAGCTAGTTATGGTAAATTTATGGACCATCTAGTGACTTCCTCTTTTATATTATCTTCATCCACAAAGCACTTGCTTGCTCAGCCCCTTACAAGTGACAATACTCCTTTCCCGCGGGATGCAGACACATTTGTGAAGGTCCTCCAATCCATGGTGTTAAAGGCTGTGCTTCCAGTTTGGACTCATCCCCACTTTGTTGATTGTACTAATGAATTTATTTCTACAGTTATCTCCATTGTTAGACATGTTTATTCTGGGGTTGAGGTGAAAAATATAAATGGAAGCAGCAGTGCTCGAATTACTGGGCCTCCTCCTAATGAAACAGCTATTTCAACCATTGTAGAGATGGGTTTTTCCAGGTCTAGAGCAGAGGAAGCTTTGAGGCACGTTGGGTCAAATAGTGTGGAGTTGGCAATGGAGTGGTTGTTTACCCATCCAGAAGAGACACAAGAGGATGACGAACTTGCTCGTGCACTTGCCATGTCCCTTGGGAAGGCTGAATCAGACATGAAGGATGCTGTTGTAAATGATGATCTTCAACAGCTTGAGGAAGACATGGTCCAACTTCCTcatgttgatgagttattatcAACTTGCACAAAACTTCTACAGAAAGAACACCTTGCATTTCCTGTTCGTGACTTACTGGTGATGATATGCTCTCGGGATGATGGTCACTACAGATCTAATGTTATCATATTTATTGTTGACCGGATCAAGGACTGTGGGTTGGTTTCTAGTAATGGAAATAATACTTCGCTTGCTTCTCTGTTTCATGTTCTCGCTCTGATTCTTAATGAGGATTCTGTAGCACGGGAAGCTGCTGCGAAGAATGGTTTAATCAAGATTGCCTCAGATCTTCTCTGCCAGTGGGATTATAGTCTTGATAGTGGGGATAAACATCTAGTTCCAAAGTGGGTCACAGCTGCTTTTCTTGCATTAGACCGGCTGTTGCAAGTGGATCCAAAATTGAATTCTGAAATTGCAGAGCTCTTGAAGAAGGAAGTGGTGAGTATCCAGCAGACATCAATTACCATTGATGAAGATAAACAACACAAATTGCAATCTGCATTGGGACTTTCATCAAAGTATGCAGATATACATGAGCAGAAGAGACTTGTTGAGATTGCCTGTAGCTGTATGAAGTACCATCTTCCCTCAGATACAATGCATGCTGTTCTGTTACTATGCTCCAATCTTACAAGGAATCATTCTGTTGCTCTTACCTTTTTCAATGCTGGTGGTTTACGGCTGCTTCTTTCTTTGCCAACCAGTAGCCTATTCCCTGGATTTGACAATGTTGCTGCTAATATTGTTCGTCATATTATTGAAGATCCCCAGACCCTGCAGCAAGCAATGGAATCTGAGATAAAGCATAGTTTTGCACTTGCATCTAACCGGCATCCCAACGGAAGAGTTAATCCTCGCAATTTCCTGataaatttagcttctgttattTCTCGTGATCCCATCATATTTCTGCAAGCTGCTCAATCAGTTTGCCAAGTTGAGATGGTAGGTGAAAGGCCCTACATTGTCTTGCTGAAAGATCGGGATAAAGACAAAgctaaggagaaagaaaaggaaaaggacaaATCATTGGAGAAAGCTCAGAATAATGATGGGAATGTTGGTTCCGGAATTACAAATCCATCAGCTTCTACAAATGCTCATGGAAGAAGTATCGATTCAAACTCAAGAAGTATCAAAAGTCATAGAAAACCTATTCAAAGTTTCATTAATGTGATAGAACTTCTTCTTGAATCCATATGTACTTTTGTTGTCCCTGCTTTGAAGGATGACCTCACTGGTGGCACCTCAACATCAAGTGACATGGACACTGATGTATGTACCTCAAAGGGGAAAGGAAAAGCAGTTGCCACTATGTCTGCAGGGAATGAAACGAACAGCCTGGAAGCTTCTGCATCACTTGCAAAGATAGTATTTATTTTGAAGCTTCTGACAGAGATTTTGATGATGTATTCACCTTCTATCCATGTTCTTCTTCGCCGAGATGCTGAACTGAGCAGCACTAGGGGTATTCATCAAAAGAGTCATGTTGGTTTCTGCATGGGAGGAATATTCTACCATATTCTCCATAATTTTCTTCTATGCTCTCGGAATTCCAAGAAGGATAAAAAAGTTGATGGTGATTGGAGGCAGAAGTTAGCAACTAGGGCTAACCAGTTTATGGTGGCTGCTTGTGTTCGATCTTCAGAGGCAAGGAAGCGGATTTTTACAGAGATTAATCATATTATCAATGAATTTGTTGATTCATGTAGCAGTGTTAAGCCACCTGGCAATGAAATTCAGGTGTATGTAGATCTACTTAATGATGTTTTAGCTTCTCGTACACCTGCTGGCTCAAGCATCTCATCAGAGGCTTCTGCCACATTTATGGAGGCTGGTCTGGTTAAATCATTTACTCGTACTCTCCAAGTGTTGAACTTGGACCATGCTGAGTCATCTAAAGTTGCCACTGGTATTGTCAAAGCTCTTGAGTTGGTAACCAAGGAGCATGTCCAGTCAGTTGATTCTAATGCAGGAAAAGGTGATAGTTCAACAAAGCCTGCTGATCTTACTCAAACCGTAAGAACAGATAATAGTGCTGATGCATCTCAGTCCATGGAAACTGCATCTCAGGACAATCATGATACACTTCAAGTCGAGTCTTACAATGCTAATCAGTCTTATGGTGGATCTGACTCTGTTACCGATGATATGGAACATGATCAAGATCTTGATGGGGGCTTTGCTCCTACTAATGAGGATGAGTACATGCGTGAAACTGTTGAGGATGCCAGAGGTCATGAGAATGGAGTTGGAAATGCCGGTTTACAGTTTGAAATTCAACCCCGTGGCCAAGAAAATCtggaacaagaggaggaggaagaggaggaggaggaagaggaggaggaagatgataTGTCTGGAGAAGAGGGTGAAGATGTAGATgatgatgacgaggatgatgagGAACATAATAATTTGGAAGAAGACCATCACATGCCTCATCCTGACACAGATCAAGATGATCACGAgatggatgatgatgattttgatgaggtgatggaagaagaagaagacgaggaTGACGAAGATGATGAGGATGGAGTAATATTGCGACTTGAGGAGCGCATTAATGGAATTAATGTTTTCGACCATATTGAGGTATTTGGAAGAGAGAATAGTTTTCCAAATGAAGCTCTTCAGGTGATGCCAGTAGAGGTTTTTGGATCTAGACGTCCAGGGAGGACAACCTCTATCTACAGCCTTTTGGGCAGAACTGGTGATGCTGCTACTCCTTCACGCCACCCACTTTTGGTTGGTCCTTCTTCATCATTCCACCTGCCTACTGGGCAATCAG ATAATAGATTGGAAAGCTCAACAGCTTTAGATAGTATCTTTCGATCACTGAGGACTGGACGACCCGGTCATCGTTCAAACTTGTGGAGCGATAATAACCTGCAAGGTGTGATCAATGCTGGTGTTGTACCACAGGGCCTTGAGGAATTGCTTGTCTCTCAATTGAGGCAACCCGCCTCTGAAAAGTCATCTGATAAAAGCATTGCAGAAACTGGTACTCACAGCAGGGCTGATGTCAGTCACATGCAAGATTCACGAGGTTCAAGGCTAGAATCCCCAGTTGAAAATAATGCAAATCAGGAAAGTGGAATGGTGACTCCTCAATCAGttgataacaataacaacaatgttGATATCAGATCTGCAGGAAATGGGTCTCTGCAAGCTAATGTATCAAGCACTCATTCACAGGCAGTTGAGATGCAGTTTGAGAATAATGATACATCTGTGCGGGATGTTGAAGCTGTGAGCCAAGAGAGTAGTGGTAGTGGGGCAACTTTTGGTGAAAGTCTTCGGAGCcttgatgttgaaattggaaGTGCTGATGGTCATGATGATGGTGGAGAAAGGCAAGTTTCTGCAGATAGGCTAGCAGGTGAATTGCATGCTGTGCGCACAAGAAGAGTAAACATGCCATTTGGTCATTCTTCTACAGTTAGTGGGAGAGATTCATCACTCCATAGTGTTACTGAGGTTTCTGAAAATTCAAGCCGAGATGCAGATCAAAATGGTCCTGCAGCAGAGCAGCCAGTGAATAGTGATGCTGGTTCCGGAGCAATTGATCCTGCATTTTTGGAAGCTCTTCCTGAGGAGCTCCGGGCTGAAGTTCTCTCAGCTCAGCAGGGTCAAGTGGCTCAACCATCAAATGTTGAATCTCAAAGCACTGGGGATATTGATCCAGAGTTCCTTGCAGCTCTTCCCCCAGACATTCGAGCTGAAGTTCTGGCTCAACAGCAAGCACAGAGGTTACATCAATCTCAAGAGTTGGAAGGTCAACCTGTCGAAATGGATACAGTCTCAATAATTGCGACATTTCCTTCTGAATTACGGGAAGAG GTTCTTTTAACATCATCTGATGCTATCCTTGCAAACCTTACACCTGCTCTTGTTGCTGAAGCAAATATGCTGCGGGAGAGGTTTGCACATCGATACAGCAGGCCCCTCTTTGGTATGTATCCAAGAAATCGACGAGGTGAGACCTCAAGACGGGGTGAGGGTGTTGGTTCTGGCATGGATGGAGCAGGGGGAAGCAATACTTTGCGCAGGACTGGTGGAGCTAAGGTCGTTGAAGCTGATGGAGCACCTTTAGTAGACACTGAAGCTTTGCATGCTTTGATTCGGTTATTTCGCATAGTTCAG CCACTATATAAGGGTCAATTGCAGAAGCTTCTTTTGCATCTTTGTGCTCATAGTGAAACCAGAACTTCTCTGGTAAAAATTCTGATGGACTTGCTAATGCTGGATGTGAGGAAGCCCACCAGTAATGTTAGTGCAGTTGAACCGCCGTACAGACTATATGGTTGTCAGAGCAATGTAATGTACTCGCGCCCTCAATCTTTTGATG GAGTTCCACCATTGCTCTCTCGGCGAATACTTGAAACTCTCACTTATCTTGCTTGCAATCATCCATATGTGGCAAAAATTTTGCTTCAGTATAGGCTGCATCATCCTGCCTTAAGAGGATCAAATAATGCTGCTCATGTTTCACATGGCAAAGCCGTTATAGTTGATGATGAAATAGATGTAGATGACGCTAATGATGGATACATATCCATTGCAATGCTTTTGAGTCTCTTGAAACAACCCCTTTACTTGAGAAGCATAGCCCATCTTGAGCAG CTGCTAACTTTGCTGGATGTTATCATCAATAGTGCTGGAAGCAAGTCTAGTTCATCTGACAAATCCCAGATTTCTACTAAACCGGTCCTGGATTCACAAATCTCTGCAACGGATGCAAATACTGTTCTTGATGCATCTTCTGATGTCAATGGTTCCTCCAAATCCACATCTTCTGGTACTAAGGAAGGCCAGTCTCATCAAGTCTTGAGTACCCTGCCACGAGCTGAGCTTCGGCTTCTGTGCTCACTGCTCGCACTAGATGG TTTGTCGGATAATGCATATCGTCTTGTTGGGGATGTAATGAAGAAATTGGTGGCCATTGCTCCGACTCAATGTCAGCTTTTTGTCACGGAGCTGGCAGAAGCAGTTCAGAACTTAACTTCATCTGCAAGGGATGAGTTACGAGTCTTCAGTGAAACAATGAAGGCTCTTCTTAGTACAACATCAACTGATGGAGCCACAATTTTGAGAGTCTTACAAGCCTTGAGTTCTCTTGTCACCTCATTGTCCGAGAAAGAGAATGATGGAATAACTCCTGCTCTTTCTGAAGTTTGGGAGATCAACAAGGCATTAGAGCCCTTATGGCAAGAGCTGAGCTGTTGCATAAGCAAGATAGAATCTTATTCCGAGTCTGCATCCCAGGTTTTCACTCCTTCTAGGACCTCTGTGAATAAATTGCCTGGTGCCATGCCTTCACTTCCAGCTGGTTCTCAAAATATCTTACCATACATAGAATCATTCTTTGTGGTTTGTGAGAAGCTGCATCCTGCACAGTCAGGTGCTATCAATGACTCAGGTGTTCCTGTTATTTCTGATGTTGAAGATGCAAGTTCTTCTGCTAGTCAGCAGAAAACATCTGGACCTGCTGTGAAAAtagatgaaaaacatgcttcttttgtcaAATTTTCAGAGAAGCACAGAAAGCTACTAAATGCTTTTATTAGGCAGAATCCTGGCTTACTCGAGAAATCATTCTCCCTCATGTTGAAGGTTCCAAGATTTATTGATTTTGATAACAAGCGTTCTCACTTCCGATCAAAAATTAAGCATCAGCATGAGCCTCACCATAGCCCTTTAAGAATCTCAGTAAGAAGGGCATATGTTCTAGAAGATTCTTATAACCAGCTTCGCATGAGATCAACTCATGATTTGAAGGGAAGGTTGACTGTTCACTTTCAAGGGGAGGAAGGTATTGATGCGGGCGGGCTTACAAGGGAATGGTATCAGTTGTTGTCCAGAGTTATTTTTGACAAAGGAGCCCTGCTTTTCACTACAGTGGGAAATGAATTAACGTTTCAGCCAAACCCGAACTCTGTTTACCAAACAGAACatctatcttatttcaaatttgtGGGCAGAGTG GTTGGAAAAGCATTATTTGATGGTCAGTTATTGGATGTGCATTTTACTCGGTCATTTTACAAACACATCCTAGGTGTCAAAGTTACATATCATGACATTGAAGCCATTGATCCAGACTATTTCAAAAACTTGAAATGGATGCTAGAG AATGATATCAGTGACGTTCTAGATCTTACCTTTAGCATCGACGCAGATGAAGAAAAGTTGATATTATATGAAAGAACTGAA GTGACTGATTATGAGTTGATACCCGGTGGACGGAATATAAAAGTTACAGAGGAAAATAAGCATCAATATGTTGATTTGGTTGCTGAGCATCGGTTGACCACTGCTATTCGGCCTCAGATAAATGCTTTCTTGGAAGGGTTTAATGAATTGATTCCCAGGGAGTTGATATCAATATTCCGTGATAAAGAGCTAGAATTATTGATCAGTGGACTTCCTGATATTGATT TGGATGACTTGAGAGCAAATACAGAATATTCTGGATATAGTGCTGGATCACCAGTTATCCAATGGTTTTGGGAAGTTGTTCAAGGTTTCAGCAAAGAAGACAAGGCTAGACTTTTGCAGTTTGTAACTGGCACATCCAAG GTGCCCTTGGAGGGTTTTAGCGCCCTTCAAGGAATTTCTGGCTCCCAGAAGTTTCAGATACACAAGGCATATGGCAGTCCAGATCACTTGCCTTCTGCACATACTTG TTTCAATCAACTAGATTTGCCAGAGTATCCATCTAAACAACATTTAGTGGAGAGGTTACTGCTTGCTATTCATGAAGCAAATGAAGGATTTGGGTTTGGTTAA